The following proteins are encoded in a genomic region of Ailuropoda melanoleuca isolate Jingjing chromosome 10, ASM200744v2, whole genome shotgun sequence:
- the DLL1 gene encoding delta-like protein 1 isoform X2, with the protein MGRRCALALAVVSALLCQVWSSGVFELKLQEFVNKKGLLGNRNCCRGGAGPPPCACRTFFRVCLKHYQASVSPEPPCTYGSAVTPVLGVDSFSLPDGAGADPAFSNPIRFPFGFTWPGTFSLIIEALHTDSPDDLTTENPERLISRLATQRHLTVGEEWSQDLHSSGRTDLKYSYRFVCDEHYYGEGCSVFCRPRDDAFGHFTCGERGEKVCNPGWKGQYCTEPICLPGCDEHHGFCDKPGECRCRVGWQSRYCDQCIRYPGCLHGTCQQPWQCNCQEGWGGLFCNQDLNYCTHHKPCRNGATCTNTGQGSYTCSCRPGYSGANCETEIDECGTSPCRNGGSCTDLENSYSCTCPPGFYGRICELSAMACADGPCFNGGRCSDNPEGGYTCRCPVGFSGFNCEKKVDSCSSSPCSNGAQCVDLGDAYLCRCQAGFSGRHCEDNVDDCASSPCANGGTCRDGVNEYSCTCPPGYTGRNCSAPVSRCEHAPCHNGATCHERDRRYLCECARGYGGPNCQFLLPEPPPGPVVVDLTEKYVEGQAGPFPWVAVCAGVVLVLMLLLGCAAVVVCVRLRLQKDRPPAEPCRGETETMNNLASCQREKDISVSVIGATQIKNTNKKVDFHGDHGADKNGLKARYPAVDYNLVQDLKGDAATSVRDPHSKRDAKCQPQGSAGEEKSAPTLRGGEASERKRPDSVYSTSKDTKYQSVFVISEEKDECVIATEV; encoded by the exons ATGGGCCGTCGGTGCGCCCTAGCCCTCGCCGTGGTGTCAGCCCTGCTGTGTCAG GTCTGGAGCTCCGGGGTGTTCGAACTGAAGCTGCAGGAGTTCGTCAACAAGAAGGGGCTGCTGGGAAACCGCAACTGCTGCCGCGGGGGCGCGGGGCCGCCGCCGTGCGCCTGCAGGACCTTCTTCCGCGTGTGCCTCAAGCACTACCAGGCCAGCGTGTCTCCCGAGCCGCCCTGCACCTACGGCAGCGCCGTCACGCCGGTGCTGGGCGTCGACTCCTTCAGCCTGCCGGATGGAGCCGGCGCCGACCCCGCCTTTAGCAACCCCATCCGTTTCCCCTTCGGCTTCACCTGGCCG GGCACCTTTTCCCTGATCATTGAAGCTCTCCACACAGATTCTCCTGATGACCTCACAACAG aaaacccagaaagacTCATCAGCCGCCTGGCCACGCAGAGGCACCTGACTGTGGGTGAGGAGTGGTCTCAGGACCTGCACAGCAGTGGCCGAACAGACCTCAAGTACTCCTACCGCTTTGTGTGTGATGAGCATTACTACGGGGAGGGCTGCTCTGTCTTCTGTCGACCCCGAGATGATGCCTTTGGCCACTTCACCTgcggggagagaggggaaaaagtcTGCAACCCTGGCTGGAAAGGCCAGTATTGCACTGAAC CAATCTGCTTGCCAGGATGTGATGAGCACCATGGCTTTTGTGACAAGCCAGGGGAATGCAG GTGCAGAGTGGGCTGGCAGAGCCGGTACTGCGACCAGTGCATCCGGTACCCAGGCTGTCTCCACGGCACCTGTCAGCAGCCCTGGCAATGTAACTGCCAGGAGGGCTGGGGTGGCCTCTTCTGCAACCAGG ACCTGAACTACTGCACGCACCACAAGCCCTGCCGGAATGGGGCCACCTGCACGAACACGGGCCAGGGGAGCTACACCTGCTCTTGTCGGCCTGGGTACTCAGGGGCCAATTGTGAGACAGAGATTGATGAGTGTGGCACCAGCCCCTGCAGGAATGGAGGCAGCTGCACG GATCTTGAGAATAGCTACTCTTGCACCTGCCCACCTGGCTTCTACGGCAGAATCTGTGAGCTAAGTGCCATGGCATGTGCCGACGGCCCCTGCTTCAACGGGGGACGGTGCTCAGACAACCCTGAGGGAGGGTACACCTGTCGCTGCCCTGTGGGCTTCTCCGGCTTTAACTGTGAGAAGAAGGTGGATTCCTGCAGCTCTTCACCCTGTTCTAATG GTGCACAGTGTGTGGACCTTGGTGATGCTTACCTGTGCCGCTGCCAGGCTGGCTTCTCCGGGAGGCACTGCGAAGACAACGTGGACGACTGTGCCTCCTCCCCGTGTGCCAACGGGGGCACCTGCCGGGACGGCGTGAATGAGTACTCCTGCACCTGTCCCCCGGGTTACACAGGCAGGAACTGCAGTGCCCCTGTCAGCAGGTGTGAGCACGCGCCCTGCCACAATGGGGCCACCTGCCACGAGAGGGACCGGCGCTACCTGTGTGAGTGTGCCCGGGGCTACGGGGGCCCCAACTGCCAGTTCCTGCTGCCTGAGCCACCCCCAGGCCCGGTGGTGGTGGATCTCACCGAGAAGTACGTGGAGGGCCAGGCTGGGCCCTTCCCCTGGGTGGCCGTCTGTGCTGGCGTGGTGCTTGTCCTCATGCTGCTGCTGGGCTGTGCCGCCGTAGTGGTCTGCGTGCGGCTCAGGCTGCAGAAGGACCGGCCCCCTGCTGAGCCCTGCCGTGGGGAGACGGAGACCATGAACAACCTGGCCAGCTGCCAGCGTGAGAAGGACATCTCTGTCAGCGTCATTGGGGCCACGCAGATTAAGAACACCAACAAGAAAGTTGACTTCCACGGGGACCACGGGGCTGATAAGAATGGTCTCAAGGCCCGCTACCCGGCTGTGGATTATAACCTGGTGCAGGACCTCAAGGGTGACGCTGCCACCTCCGTCAGGGACCCTCACAGCAAGCGTGATGCTAAGTGccagccccagggctctgcaggGGAGGAGAAGAGCGCCCCAACGCTCAGGGG tggAGAAGCATCTGAAAGAAAGAGGCCGGACTCTGTGTATTCCACTTCAAAAGACACAAAGTACCAGTCGGTGTTCGTCATATCAGAGGAGAAAGATGAGTGTGTCATAGCGACTGAG GTGTAA
- the DLL1 gene encoding delta-like protein 1 isoform X3: MGRRCALALAVVSALLCQVWSSGVFELKLQEFVNKKGLLGNRNCCRGGAGPPPCACRTFFRVCLKHYQASVSPEPPCTYGSAVTPVLGVDSFSLPDGAGADPAFSNPIRFPFGFTWPGTFSLIIEALHTDSPDDLTTENPERLISRLATQRHLTVGEEWSQDLHSSGRTDLKYSYRFVCDEHYYGEGCSVFCRPRDDAFGHFTCGERGEKVCNPGWKGQYCTEPICLPGCDEHHGFCDKPGECRCRVGWQSRYCDQCIRYPGCLHGTCQQPWQCNCQEGWGGLFCNQDLNYCTHHKPCRNGATCTNTGQGSYTCSCRPGYSGANCETEIDECGTSPCRNGGSCTDLENSYSCTCPPGFYGRICELSAMACADGPCFNGGRCSDNPEGGYTCRCPVGFSGFNCEKKVDSCSSSPCSNGAQCVDLGDAYLCRCQAGFSGRHCEDNVDDCASSPCANGGTCRDGVNEYSCTCPPGYTGRNCSAPVSRCEHAPCHNGATCHERDRRYLLVCVRLRLQKDRPPAEPCRGETETMNNLASCQREKDISVSVIGATQIKNTNKKVDFHGDHGADKNGLKARYPAVDYNLVQDLKGDAATSVRDPHSKRDAKCQPQGSAGEEKSAPTLRGGEASERKRPDSVYSTSKDTKYQSVFVISEEKDECVIATEVSEQCEGLRLSGSGLSTEAGGEVRGC, encoded by the exons ATGGGCCGTCGGTGCGCCCTAGCCCTCGCCGTGGTGTCAGCCCTGCTGTGTCAG GTCTGGAGCTCCGGGGTGTTCGAACTGAAGCTGCAGGAGTTCGTCAACAAGAAGGGGCTGCTGGGAAACCGCAACTGCTGCCGCGGGGGCGCGGGGCCGCCGCCGTGCGCCTGCAGGACCTTCTTCCGCGTGTGCCTCAAGCACTACCAGGCCAGCGTGTCTCCCGAGCCGCCCTGCACCTACGGCAGCGCCGTCACGCCGGTGCTGGGCGTCGACTCCTTCAGCCTGCCGGATGGAGCCGGCGCCGACCCCGCCTTTAGCAACCCCATCCGTTTCCCCTTCGGCTTCACCTGGCCG GGCACCTTTTCCCTGATCATTGAAGCTCTCCACACAGATTCTCCTGATGACCTCACAACAG aaaacccagaaagacTCATCAGCCGCCTGGCCACGCAGAGGCACCTGACTGTGGGTGAGGAGTGGTCTCAGGACCTGCACAGCAGTGGCCGAACAGACCTCAAGTACTCCTACCGCTTTGTGTGTGATGAGCATTACTACGGGGAGGGCTGCTCTGTCTTCTGTCGACCCCGAGATGATGCCTTTGGCCACTTCACCTgcggggagagaggggaaaaagtcTGCAACCCTGGCTGGAAAGGCCAGTATTGCACTGAAC CAATCTGCTTGCCAGGATGTGATGAGCACCATGGCTTTTGTGACAAGCCAGGGGAATGCAG GTGCAGAGTGGGCTGGCAGAGCCGGTACTGCGACCAGTGCATCCGGTACCCAGGCTGTCTCCACGGCACCTGTCAGCAGCCCTGGCAATGTAACTGCCAGGAGGGCTGGGGTGGCCTCTTCTGCAACCAGG ACCTGAACTACTGCACGCACCACAAGCCCTGCCGGAATGGGGCCACCTGCACGAACACGGGCCAGGGGAGCTACACCTGCTCTTGTCGGCCTGGGTACTCAGGGGCCAATTGTGAGACAGAGATTGATGAGTGTGGCACCAGCCCCTGCAGGAATGGAGGCAGCTGCACG GATCTTGAGAATAGCTACTCTTGCACCTGCCCACCTGGCTTCTACGGCAGAATCTGTGAGCTAAGTGCCATGGCATGTGCCGACGGCCCCTGCTTCAACGGGGGACGGTGCTCAGACAACCCTGAGGGAGGGTACACCTGTCGCTGCCCTGTGGGCTTCTCCGGCTTTAACTGTGAGAAGAAGGTGGATTCCTGCAGCTCTTCACCCTGTTCTAATG GTGCACAGTGTGTGGACCTTGGTGATGCTTACCTGTGCCGCTGCCAGGCTGGCTTCTCCGGGAGGCACTGCGAAGACAACGTGGACGACTGTGCCTCCTCCCCGTGTGCCAACGGGGGCACCTGCCGGGACGGCGTGAATGAGTACTCCTGCACCTGTCCCCCGGGTTACACAGGCAGGAACTGCAGTGCCCCTGTCAGCAGGTGTGAGCACGCGCCCTGCCACAATGGGGCCACCTGCCACGAGAGGGACCGGCGCTACCTGT TGGTCTGCGTGCGGCTCAGGCTGCAGAAGGACCGGCCCCCTGCTGAGCCCTGCCGTGGGGAGACGGAGACCATGAACAACCTGGCCAGCTGCCAGCGTGAGAAGGACATCTCTGTCAGCGTCATTGGGGCCACGCAGATTAAGAACACCAACAAGAAAGTTGACTTCCACGGGGACCACGGGGCTGATAAGAATGGTCTCAAGGCCCGCTACCCGGCTGTGGATTATAACCTGGTGCAGGACCTCAAGGGTGACGCTGCCACCTCCGTCAGGGACCCTCACAGCAAGCGTGATGCTAAGTGccagccccagggctctgcaggGGAGGAGAAGAGCGCCCCAACGCTCAGGGG tggAGAAGCATCTGAAAGAAAGAGGCCGGACTCTGTGTATTCCACTTCAAAAGACACAAAGTACCAGTCGGTGTTCGTCATATCAGAGGAGAAAGATGAGTGTGTCATAGCGACTGAGGTCAGTGAGCAGTGCGAGGGACTGCGGCTGTCCGGGTCTGGCCTCAGCACGGAAGCGGGTGGAGAAGTCAGAGGGTGCTGA
- the DLL1 gene encoding delta-like protein 1 isoform X1, with protein sequence MGRRCALALAVVSALLCQVWSSGVFELKLQEFVNKKGLLGNRNCCRGGAGPPPCACRTFFRVCLKHYQASVSPEPPCTYGSAVTPVLGVDSFSLPDGAGADPAFSNPIRFPFGFTWPGTFSLIIEALHTDSPDDLTTENPERLISRLATQRHLTVGEEWSQDLHSSGRTDLKYSYRFVCDEHYYGEGCSVFCRPRDDAFGHFTCGERGEKVCNPGWKGQYCTEPICLPGCDEHHGFCDKPGECRCRVGWQSRYCDQCIRYPGCLHGTCQQPWQCNCQEGWGGLFCNQDLNYCTHHKPCRNGATCTNTGQGSYTCSCRPGYSGANCETEIDECGTSPCRNGGSCTDLENSYSCTCPPGFYGRICELSAMACADGPCFNGGRCSDNPEGGYTCRCPVGFSGFNCEKKVDSCSSSPCSNGAQCVDLGDAYLCRCQAGFSGRHCEDNVDDCASSPCANGGTCRDGVNEYSCTCPPGYTGRNCSAPVSRCEHAPCHNGATCHERDRRYLCECARGYGGPNCQFLLPEPPPGPVVVDLTEKYVEGQAGPFPWVAVCAGVVLVLMLLLGCAAVVVCVRLRLQKDRPPAEPCRGETETMNNLASCQREKDISVSVIGATQIKNTNKKVDFHGDHGADKNGLKARYPAVDYNLVQDLKGDAATSVRDPHSKRDAKCQPQGSAGEEKSAPTLRGGEASERKRPDSVYSTSKDTKYQSVFVISEEKDECVIATEVSEQCEGLRLSGSGLSTEAGGEVRGC encoded by the exons ATGGGCCGTCGGTGCGCCCTAGCCCTCGCCGTGGTGTCAGCCCTGCTGTGTCAG GTCTGGAGCTCCGGGGTGTTCGAACTGAAGCTGCAGGAGTTCGTCAACAAGAAGGGGCTGCTGGGAAACCGCAACTGCTGCCGCGGGGGCGCGGGGCCGCCGCCGTGCGCCTGCAGGACCTTCTTCCGCGTGTGCCTCAAGCACTACCAGGCCAGCGTGTCTCCCGAGCCGCCCTGCACCTACGGCAGCGCCGTCACGCCGGTGCTGGGCGTCGACTCCTTCAGCCTGCCGGATGGAGCCGGCGCCGACCCCGCCTTTAGCAACCCCATCCGTTTCCCCTTCGGCTTCACCTGGCCG GGCACCTTTTCCCTGATCATTGAAGCTCTCCACACAGATTCTCCTGATGACCTCACAACAG aaaacccagaaagacTCATCAGCCGCCTGGCCACGCAGAGGCACCTGACTGTGGGTGAGGAGTGGTCTCAGGACCTGCACAGCAGTGGCCGAACAGACCTCAAGTACTCCTACCGCTTTGTGTGTGATGAGCATTACTACGGGGAGGGCTGCTCTGTCTTCTGTCGACCCCGAGATGATGCCTTTGGCCACTTCACCTgcggggagagaggggaaaaagtcTGCAACCCTGGCTGGAAAGGCCAGTATTGCACTGAAC CAATCTGCTTGCCAGGATGTGATGAGCACCATGGCTTTTGTGACAAGCCAGGGGAATGCAG GTGCAGAGTGGGCTGGCAGAGCCGGTACTGCGACCAGTGCATCCGGTACCCAGGCTGTCTCCACGGCACCTGTCAGCAGCCCTGGCAATGTAACTGCCAGGAGGGCTGGGGTGGCCTCTTCTGCAACCAGG ACCTGAACTACTGCACGCACCACAAGCCCTGCCGGAATGGGGCCACCTGCACGAACACGGGCCAGGGGAGCTACACCTGCTCTTGTCGGCCTGGGTACTCAGGGGCCAATTGTGAGACAGAGATTGATGAGTGTGGCACCAGCCCCTGCAGGAATGGAGGCAGCTGCACG GATCTTGAGAATAGCTACTCTTGCACCTGCCCACCTGGCTTCTACGGCAGAATCTGTGAGCTAAGTGCCATGGCATGTGCCGACGGCCCCTGCTTCAACGGGGGACGGTGCTCAGACAACCCTGAGGGAGGGTACACCTGTCGCTGCCCTGTGGGCTTCTCCGGCTTTAACTGTGAGAAGAAGGTGGATTCCTGCAGCTCTTCACCCTGTTCTAATG GTGCACAGTGTGTGGACCTTGGTGATGCTTACCTGTGCCGCTGCCAGGCTGGCTTCTCCGGGAGGCACTGCGAAGACAACGTGGACGACTGTGCCTCCTCCCCGTGTGCCAACGGGGGCACCTGCCGGGACGGCGTGAATGAGTACTCCTGCACCTGTCCCCCGGGTTACACAGGCAGGAACTGCAGTGCCCCTGTCAGCAGGTGTGAGCACGCGCCCTGCCACAATGGGGCCACCTGCCACGAGAGGGACCGGCGCTACCTGTGTGAGTGTGCCCGGGGCTACGGGGGCCCCAACTGCCAGTTCCTGCTGCCTGAGCCACCCCCAGGCCCGGTGGTGGTGGATCTCACCGAGAAGTACGTGGAGGGCCAGGCTGGGCCCTTCCCCTGGGTGGCCGTCTGTGCTGGCGTGGTGCTTGTCCTCATGCTGCTGCTGGGCTGTGCCGCCGTAGTGGTCTGCGTGCGGCTCAGGCTGCAGAAGGACCGGCCCCCTGCTGAGCCCTGCCGTGGGGAGACGGAGACCATGAACAACCTGGCCAGCTGCCAGCGTGAGAAGGACATCTCTGTCAGCGTCATTGGGGCCACGCAGATTAAGAACACCAACAAGAAAGTTGACTTCCACGGGGACCACGGGGCTGATAAGAATGGTCTCAAGGCCCGCTACCCGGCTGTGGATTATAACCTGGTGCAGGACCTCAAGGGTGACGCTGCCACCTCCGTCAGGGACCCTCACAGCAAGCGTGATGCTAAGTGccagccccagggctctgcaggGGAGGAGAAGAGCGCCCCAACGCTCAGGGG tggAGAAGCATCTGAAAGAAAGAGGCCGGACTCTGTGTATTCCACTTCAAAAGACACAAAGTACCAGTCGGTGTTCGTCATATCAGAGGAGAAAGATGAGTGTGTCATAGCGACTGAGGTCAGTGAGCAGTGCGAGGGACTGCGGCTGTCCGGGTCTGGCCTCAGCACGGAAGCGGGTGGAGAAGTCAGAGGGTGCTGA